From the Streptomyces sp. 846.5 genome, the window CGGATGGGCGGCGGCCTGGGCGAAGGCGAGCCCGATGTGGTCGGGCAGCGGTCCGAGCATGGCGGTGGTGAAGTCCACCGTGTGACGGGCGTGTTCCCAGTACCGTGCGAACAGGGCGTGCATCCACGGCTCGTCGAAGGGGCGGTCGGCGCGGTCGGTCACCGCGTCGGCGTACAGGCTCGCGCAGCGGGCCGCGCTGTTGGCGCCCTGGGCGGTGATCGGGTCGTTGAGGACCAGCGTGTCGGCCATGCCGAGAACGGCCGTGCCGTCCCCGCCGGGGTGCGCGACCGGGTGGCGCACGGTCGGGGTGATCGCCCCGACGAGCGCGGCCCCGGCGTCCGTGGGCTCGGCCCCGAGCACCGCCTCGTACTCCCACGGGACATGACGGCGGATCAGCTCCAGGGAGCGGGCCAGCGTCTCGGCCGGGGCGGGGCTGTCGCCGAAGACGTCCAAGGGCCCTCCGGGGACGGCCTCCCAGAGCAGGATCACGCACGTGCCGCTCAGGGTCAGTCCGGGCTGCAGGACGAGCTCGCCCGCCCCTGGGAGGATGTGGATCCGGGCCGGGTCGCCCGCACCGGTGGGCGCGCCCACCCCGTGCAGGTACACGCAGGCGAGGGTGCGCTGCGGAGCCTCGAACCGGCTGCGTGCCCCGTCCCTCGGGAACACGGAGCCGAGCTCGCCGCGTCCGGCCGCCACCACCGTCAGCTCGTTCCGCTCCGCGAGCCGGACCAGGTCGTCCGGCTCCGCCCGGCGGTACTCCACCCGGCCGCCGCGCTCCTCGAACAGCTCCAGCCAGGCGGACGTCTTCACCCGCTGGTCCACCGAGTGGGCCGGCTCCCCCGGTAAGGCGTCGATCGTCAGCACCGGCTTCGCGTCGACGCCGACCACCACGTGCAGCGCCCCGGTGTCGGGAGCCGTACCGTCCCACAGCGCGAGCCCCGCGGCTCGCTCGATGGCCCGGGCCGGCCCGAACATGGCCTGCGACGACAGCACGCGGCCCGCCCGGATCTGCTCCGGCGTGCGCTCGGAGACGACGGTCACCCGATGCCCGTCCGCTTGCAGAGCCAGTGCCAGGTGCAGCCCCGACTGCCCCGCCCCGACGACGGCGACCTCACGCATCATCCCCCACGCCCTTCCCCAGCTCCCACGACGATGTGCTGATCCACCGTCAGCTCTTTATCCTCGCGGGCCCGATGCCTCACGACAAGGCGGTCAAGGGCCGCCGACGGTCGAGCCAGGTGCCAACGGCGGCGTAGGCGCGTTCCCGCGGCTCGGCCTGGGAGAGGAACACGTCGTGGCGGGCGCCCGGGATCGGGACGACGGTGGTCTCGGCGCCGAGGCAGCCGACCCAGCGGGCGATCTGGGCGACGTCGAGCACGGCGTCGGCGCGGTCGCTCAGTTCGGAGTAGACCGTCTCGTAGTGCGTGCGGTCGGAGCGCAGCACCAGGGAGGGGACGCCGATGTCGAGGCCGAGGTGCAGGCGGGCGTGGCCCCGGCGGATGGCGTTGAGCCAGCCGGGAGTGACCGGGAAGCCCTCCAGCGGCTTCATGGCGAGGTCGAACTCCCACTCGCCGCGGGCGTCGACGTGCAGCGTCTCGCCGTACACGCTCGGCGGCAGTGTGAGCGGGCGCAGTGGCACGATCTTCGCGACGACGCGCAGCGCCTGCGTGAGCGGCCCGCGCTGCACCGGTGTTCCCTGGAGGTCGAACCAGGGGCTGTTCAGGACCAGCCCCGCAACCGGCGCGACGCGTCCGGCCGCGCGTCGGCGGTCCAGCCACAGCGGCAGGACCAGGCCGCCGGTGGAGTGCGCGGCGAGGATCACGGGCAGGCCGGGGTGCGCGTCGGCGACCACGGCCACGGACTGTTCCAACTCGGCGTCGTACAGGGCGAGGTCAGACACGTAGTGCGGGGTCTGCCCGGGGCGCCTGGCGCGGCCGCACTTGCGCAGGTCCAGTGCGTAGAAGGCGAGGCCACGGGCGGCGGCGAAGTCGGCCAGCTCGGTCTGGAAGAAGTAGTCGGAGAAGCCGTGCACATACAGCACCGCGCCCCGCACGGCTTCGTCCGCCCGGGGCTCGCGCCGTACCAGGACCGCGGCGACCGCTCCCTCGCCGTCCGGGTCGACGCCCAGGTCGAGCGTGTGGCTTCGGTAGCCGTCGCCGAGGATGTCCGGCTGCCAGTCGGGGTCGTGCACGGGGCCGCCTCCAAGAAAGTGATCGTGGTTCACTTTCGCGGACGGGCGCGCTTGAGGACAAGTGCCGGCAGAGGACGTGGCGGGCGGGCGCGACGCGGGAACCGCCGCGCCACACATCGGCCAGGAATTCACGCAGAATTCCTGAATCGCACGGGGCCGCCATTCTGCAGTATCCCGGAACTCCCAGGAAACCCCCGAGAGGTGGGTACGCATGCGTCACTCGGGGGATGGACAGACCGAATAGGGGGGCGCAGTCCCGGCCGGCCCCGGCCGAACCGGCGGTCACGGGATCATCATTGCAGGCAGGAGCCGATTTCCAGGTTTTCTGGCGACACCCCCGACTGGTGGGACACGGTCCGCCGCACACGGCGCGACAGGCCGGATTCTTACCCCGCTCCTCCCTTTCCGCCCCATCCACCCACGGATATGCGGATTATCACAAAACACTTGCCCGGGCATTCCATCCGCGTGTACATATCAGCACGGATGTCCGCACCCGGAATTTCATCGCAGGTGGTAGGTCATCCTCGCCCTCGTCGTGAACTCATCCTTGGAGTCGTCATTTCCGACGCCCTGCCCTCGCGCAACCGCCGCCGCCGGATAGCGGCCATCACCTCCGTTTCGCTCGCCATGGTCGCAGGCGCGATGGTCCTGGCCCCGTCCTCCCAGGCCTCGGTCGCCGCCCCCTCCGCACGGACCCTGCTCGGCACCAGCCCGCAGTGGGCCGCCGCCTCCGCCGACAAGGGCGCGACGCCGTCGAGCGCGCAGCTCACCGCCCGTGTCTACCTGGCCGGACAGGACCCGGCCGGGTTGGCCGCCTACGCCAAGGCCGTCTCCACCGCCGGCAGCGCCCAGTACGGGCAGTTCCTGTCGCCCGCCCAGGTGCAGCAGCGCTTCGGTGCGACCCCGGCCCAGATCGCCGCCGTGCACGCCTGGGCGACCGGTGCGGGCCTGCAGATCACCGGCAGCAGCGCCCACTACGTCGACGTTCACGGCACCGCCGCATCGGTGAACCGGGCCTTCGGCACCCACCTGCACGAGTACGCCGTCCAGGGCGAACTGCGCCAGGCCCCCAGCAGCGACGCGGTGCTGCCCGCGTCCGTCGCGAGCGCGATCCTCGGTGTGACGGGCCTCAGCCAGAACGCCCCGCGCAACCGTCCGCAGTCCATTTCGGTGAGCGCGTCCGAAGCGCTGACCGCCGACGGCAAGGCGAAGCCCAAGCCCGGTCTGCCGACGGTGGCGACCTGCTCCGACTACTGGGGCCAGAAGACGGTCAGCGGAGCGCCCAAGGGCTACACCGCGAAGACCAGCTTCGACCAGTGCTCCTTCGTCCCCGCCCAGTTGCGCAAGGCCTACGGCGTGACCGCCTCCGGCCTCACCGGCAAGGGCGCCAGGGTCGCGGTCGTGGACGCCTACGGCTCCTCCACCATGCTGGCCGACGCCAACCGCTTCGCCACCGCCCACGGTGACAGTGCCTTCCGCAAGGGCCAGTACACCGAGATGGTCACCCCTGCCGCGTGGACCAAGACCGGCCCCAAGGACGGTTGCGGCGGCGCTGCGGGCTGGGCCGGCGAGGAGTCGTTGGACGTCGAGATGGTGCACGGGATGGCCCCGGACGCCGGTGTCGTCTACGTCGGCGCCAACTCCTGCTCGGACCAGGACCTGTTGGCGGCGCTGAGCACGGTCGTCGACAAGCACCTGGCCGACGTGGTCTCCAACTCGTGGTCCGGTCTGATGCACTCGACCTCTGGCGACGAGACCCCGGCGCAGGTCGCCGCGTACGAGCAGATCTTCCAGCAGGGCGCCATCGAGGGTATCGGGTTCGACTTCTCCTCCGGCGACTGCGGCGACGAGTCCCCGGCCGCCGCGGCCACCGGGGCCAACTGCGACCCGACCAGCACCCGCGCGCAGACCGGGTTCCCGTCCTCGGACAGCTGGGTGACCGACGTCGGCGGAACCGCCCTGGCCGTCAGGAACAAGGCCGGGGCGTACGGCTTCGAGACCGACATGGGCACCCAGCGCTCCGTGCTGAGCGCGGACGGCAAGTCGTGGACCCCGTTCCCCGGCACGTTCTTCTTCGGCGGTGGCGGCGGCACCAGCGAGGACTTCGCCCAGCCGTGGTACCAGGGCCCGGTCGTCCCCAGCACCCTGGCGCACACCCTGATGACCGGCGCGGCCAGCAAGACCGCGCAGCGGGTCACCCCGGACGTCGCCATGAACGGCGACCTCTACACCTCGGTCCTGGTCGGCATGTCCGACGGCGCCCCCTACAGCGAGGGCGGCTACGGCGGCACCAGCGTCTCCGCCCCGGAGTTCAGCGGCATCCAGGCCGACGCGATCCAGGCCCGTCACGGCCGCCCGATCGGCTTCGCCAACCCGGAGCTCTACGAGCGCTTCGGCAGCAAGTCCTTCACCGATGTGGTCAACCGCACGCTGGGCAAGGGCCGGCAGCCGCTGAACGCGGTTGCCGACATGGGCGTCGTCAACGGCACTCTCAAGGTCCGCCTGGTCGACTTCGGTCGTGACTACGGTCTCGCCGCGACCAAGGGGTTCGACAACGCCACCGGGGTCGGCTCGCCGACCGAGGCGTACCTCAATTCCTTCCGGTAGCAACGCCGGTAGCGGCGGGGCCGGTCTGCTCACTCGGGCAGGGACTGCTCCGCCCAGATCGTCTTGCCCCTGGCGTGGTGGCGGCTGCCCCAGCGCTGGGTGAGCTGGGCGACCAGCAGCAGGCCGCGACCGCCCTCGTCGGTGGTACGGGCCCGGCGCAGGTGCGGCGCGGTGCTGCTGGAGTCGGAGACCTCGCAGATCAGGGTGGCGTCGTGGATCAGGCGCAGCCTGATCGGCGGGGCGGCGTGCCGGATCGCGTTGGTGACGAGCTCGCTGACCACGAGTTCCGTGGTGAAGACGAGTTCGTCCAGCTGCCAGACGGCGAGCTGGTCGGTGACCAGGTGGCGGATCCGGGACACGGCCGCGGGGTCGGGCTCGACCTCCCAGTCGGCCACCCGGGACGCGTCCAGGACCCGGGTCCGCGCCAGCAGGAGGGCGATGTCGTCGCGGGCTCCGGACGCGGGGCACAGTTTGTCCAGCACCGTCTGGCAGATGCTGTCCAGCGTTCCGGCCGGGCGGCCGAGCGCCTCGGCGAGCGCGGCGCGGCCCTCGTCGATGTCGCGGAGCCGGTCCTCGATCAGCCCGTCGGTGTAGAGGGCGAGCAGGGCGCCTTCGGGAAGCTCCCGTTCGACGGCTTCGAAGGGCAGGCCCCCGACGCCCAGCGGCGGGCCCACCGGGATGTCGACGAACTCGACCGTGCCGTCGGGCAGGGCGAGCGCGGGTGTGGGGTGCCCGGCTGCGGCCATCGCGCAGATCCGCGAGATCGGGTCGTACACCGCGTACAGGCAGGTGGCTCCGACGTCGCCGGCGGGCCGGCCGACGTCGGTCTCCTGGGACAGCCGGATGACCAGGTCGTCCAGGTGGGTGAGCAGCTCGTCCGGGGGCAGGTCGACATCGGCCAGGGTCCGTACGGCGGTGCGCAGCCGCCCCATCGTCGCCGACGCCTGGATGCCGTGCCCGACCACGTCGCCGACGACCAGGGCGACCCGCAGGCCGGACAGCGGGATGACGTCGAACCAGTCACCGCCGATGCCGGCGTGCGGCGCGGCCGGCAGATAGCGGGACGCCACCTCGACCGCGGCGGGGCGGGGCAGGGACTGCGGCAGCAGGCTGCGCTGGAGGGCCAGGGCGGTCCCGCGCTCGCGGGTGAAGCGGCGGGCGTTGTCGATGCACACGGCGGCCCGGGCGGTGATCTCCTCGGCGAGCAGCACGTCGTCGGGCACGAAGGGTTCGGGGTGCCGGTGCCGGTAGAAGACGGCGACGCCGAGGGTGACCCCGCGGGCCAGCACCGGCACGGCCATGACGCTGTGCAGTCCGTACTCCTCGACCACCAGGGCCCGCGGCGAGCCCGGCTCGGGCCAGCCGTGCGCGCCGTGCTTCCCCAGCGCCTGGATCACCGGTCGGCCGGCGGCCAGGCAGCGGGCATGCGGGGAGGACGGCGAATAGGCGCCCGTGCTCCCGAGGTCGATCGCGGCCTCCGGGCAGCCGGGAGTGACGGACAGCTGGGCCTCTCGTCTGAGGACGACGTCCACCGACGGCGGCAGAACGTGGGCCTCGCCGACGTCGTCGCGGTCCAGCAGGTCCAGTAGATCCACGGTGACGAAGTCCGCCAGATGGGGCACGCAGACCTCGGTGAGCTCCTCGGCCGTGCGGGTGATGTCCAGCGTGGTGCCGATGCGCACGCTGGCGTCGTTGACCAGTTGCAGCCTGCGCCGACCGAGATAGGTCTCGGTGATGTCGTGGGCGGTGAGGCAGACCCCGTGGACGGCGCCCCGGTCGTCGACCAGCGGCGTCAGGTGCGCCGACCAGGCGTGTTCGCGTGCCTCTCCCCCGGTGCGCATGAAGGTCTCCACGTCGAGCCGTTCGCCGGTGGCCAGGACGCGCAGCATCTGCTGCTCGAGTTCAGCGCTCTGCGGTTTGCCGCCGATCTCCGGGATCCGCAGACCGCGGATCTGCTCCTCGGGCAGCCCGATGACACCGGCCATCGCCGCGTTCACCGCGAGCAGCCGCAGTTCGGTGTCGTAGATCGCGACCGGGCAGGGCGAACGCGCGAACGCCCACCGAGGGACGTCCTCCGGCGGCCGGACGTCGGAACCGGGCCGCGGCAACGCGCTGACCAGCAGCCATGTACCGCCAGAGGTCGTTCCCGGGTCGGTGCGGTGGGCCAGCAGCTGCACCGGTACCTCACGGCCGTCGCGGTGGCGCAGGACGACGGTGCCGTCCCACCGGGTGGCGCCCTGCGCCGGCGCAGCGGCCTCCTGGCCCTCGGCCAGCAGGTCGACGGCGGGCCTGCCGACGATCTCCTCGCGCGTGTACCCCAGGAGCTGCCGGGCGCCCCCGTTCCACTCGGCCACGGCTCCGGACACGTCCACCACGGCGCGGGCGGTAGCCGTCTCGTCGAACGGGTACTCCGGCTGCCGGACCGGGCTGTCACCGCTCTGCGTCATGGCTCGCCGTCCCTGTCACCTCGTGCGTGTCGCGGAGTCACCCTCGGCCTCTGGGGGCATGCTCCCCAAAGAGAGCTTTGCCCGTATTTTTACTGTTATCAACCTGAAATGCGAGAACAAGGGCGCCCGCGAGCCGGTCCGGGCTCGCGGGCGCCATGGCGCAGGGGCGCAGGGGTCGGTGCCTGCGTGGGTCAGCTGCGCAGCAGCCGCAGGTCGATCGCGTCGGCCAGTACCTTCATGCCGATGTCGTTGGGGTGGATGTGGTCGCCCGAGTCGAACATCGGGTTGAGGGCGGCCGGGTTCGCGGGGTTGCGGATGGCCTGGTCGAAGTCGATGACGCCGTCGAAGGCGCCGCCGGTGCGGATCCACTGGTTGACGCTCTGGCGGATGGCCTCGGCCGCAGCCGTGTAGTACCCGTTGCCCTGGTCGGGCGTGAGGGTGCCGCCGATGACTCTGACGTGGGCGGCATGCGCCTGGGCGATCAGGGTGCGGTAGCCGCTGATCAGGTCCGCCGCCGTCAGCGGCGCGCCGTTGGGGCCGGCGCTGTTGCCGATGTCGTTGATGCCCTCGAAGAGGATCACGTCCTTGACCCCTGGCTGGCCGAGGGCGTCGTGGCCGAAGCGCTTGAGGGCGCTGACGCCCTGCCAGAGGTTGGGGACGTCGGTGAGGACCCGGTTGCCGCCGATCCCGGCGTCCACCACGCTGAGCTTCTGCGAGGTGCCGGCGCCCAGCCGCCGGGCGAGGAAGTCGGTCCAGCGGGTGTAGGTGCCGGTGGACGAGTGGTAGCCGTCCGTGATGGAGTCCCCGAAGGCGACCACCGTTCCCTTCGCGGTCGGCGACACCACGTCCAGCGCCGCCAGGTAGTACCAGGAGGTCGTGGTGGTGCCGAAAGCGTCCACGAGGTCGTCGCCCGCATGGTTGCCCGGGGCCGTGTAGGTGGTGTCAAACGCGTCCGAGTGCCAGGTGGACGCGCCCGTGCTGCCGGGCACATAGAGGCTGACCAGCACGTTCTCCCCGGCACTGAGCGAGATCGGGACGACGTCGCTGATCACCTGCCCACCCGCGGGGACGGTGACCCGGCCGGACCGACCGAACGTCACGTTCACGGTGGACCCGCGCACCGCGTATCCCCCGCCCCCGCGCGCCTGGACGGCGACGTCCACGGTGCCGACGTCGAGCGCGGTGCTGCTGTACCGGTTGGAGAGGGTGATGCGGACGCCGGAGCCGGCGACGCTGCTGTGGACCACCATCCGGATGGTCTGGTTGTCGAAGGCCGGGCCGGCCGTGGTCATGCTGGGCGACCAGGCGCCGACCCGGGTTCCGGTGCCCTGCGCCGCGTGCGCGGCGCCGAGCGGCGCAAAGGACAGGGCTGTGCCCGCCAGCACGGCGACCACGGACATCAGTGCTCGGCGACGTGTCCTGGGGAACATCATGGTCTTCTCCTCTCTCACAGGTTCCGCAGCGTGACGGACTGACCGGGCGTGATGCTGACCTGTCGTGAACCCCCGTTGGCGAGGAGAGTGGTGGCACGGCCGCCGACGCTCCGCAGCGTGGCCCGGGTGACCTTGCCGTTCTTCCAGCCGATGTCGGCGACGAAGCCGCCGCGCACGCCCACGCCGGACACCGAGCCCGAGGCCGCCCAGGCGGCCGGCAGCGCCGGCAGCAGTTCGATGATTCCC encodes:
- a CDS encoding S53 family peptidase, with the protein product MVAGAMVLAPSSQASVAAPSARTLLGTSPQWAAASADKGATPSSAQLTARVYLAGQDPAGLAAYAKAVSTAGSAQYGQFLSPAQVQQRFGATPAQIAAVHAWATGAGLQITGSSAHYVDVHGTAASVNRAFGTHLHEYAVQGELRQAPSSDAVLPASVASAILGVTGLSQNAPRNRPQSISVSASEALTADGKAKPKPGLPTVATCSDYWGQKTVSGAPKGYTAKTSFDQCSFVPAQLRKAYGVTASGLTGKGARVAVVDAYGSSTMLADANRFATAHGDSAFRKGQYTEMVTPAAWTKTGPKDGCGGAAGWAGEESLDVEMVHGMAPDAGVVYVGANSCSDQDLLAALSTVVDKHLADVVSNSWSGLMHSTSGDETPAQVAAYEQIFQQGAIEGIGFDFSSGDCGDESPAAAATGANCDPTSTRAQTGFPSSDSWVTDVGGTALAVRNKAGAYGFETDMGTQRSVLSADGKSWTPFPGTFFFGGGGGTSEDFAQPWYQGPVVPSTLAHTLMTGAASKTAQRVTPDVAMNGDLYTSVLVGMSDGAPYSEGGYGGTSVSAPEFSGIQADAIQARHGRPIGFANPELYERFGSKSFTDVVNRTLGKGRQPLNAVADMGVVNGTLKVRLVDFGRDYGLAATKGFDNATGVGSPTEAYLNSFR
- a CDS encoding SpoIIE family protein phosphatase, whose amino-acid sequence is MTQSGDSPVRQPEYPFDETATARAVVDVSGAVAEWNGGARQLLGYTREEIVGRPAVDLLAEGQEAAAPAQGATRWDGTVVLRHRDGREVPVQLLAHRTDPGTTSGGTWLLVSALPRPGSDVRPPEDVPRWAFARSPCPVAIYDTELRLLAVNAAMAGVIGLPEEQIRGLRIPEIGGKPQSAELEQQMLRVLATGERLDVETFMRTGGEAREHAWSAHLTPLVDDRGAVHGVCLTAHDITETYLGRRRLQLVNDASVRIGTTLDITRTAEELTEVCVPHLADFVTVDLLDLLDRDDVGEAHVLPPSVDVVLRREAQLSVTPGCPEAAIDLGSTGAYSPSSPHARCLAAGRPVIQALGKHGAHGWPEPGSPRALVVEEYGLHSVMAVPVLARGVTLGVAVFYRHRHPEPFVPDDVLLAEEITARAAVCIDNARRFTRERGTALALQRSLLPQSLPRPAAVEVASRYLPAAPHAGIGGDWFDVIPLSGLRVALVVGDVVGHGIQASATMGRLRTAVRTLADVDLPPDELLTHLDDLVIRLSQETDVGRPAGDVGATCLYAVYDPISRICAMAAAGHPTPALALPDGTVEFVDIPVGPPLGVGGLPFEAVERELPEGALLALYTDGLIEDRLRDIDEGRAALAEALGRPAGTLDSICQTVLDKLCPASGARDDIALLLARTRVLDASRVADWEVEPDPAAVSRIRHLVTDQLAVWQLDELVFTTELVVSELVTNAIRHAAPPIRLRLIHDATLICEVSDSSSTAPHLRRARTTDEGGRGLLLVAQLTQRWGSRHHARGKTIWAEQSLPE
- a CDS encoding alpha/beta hydrolase; translation: MHDPDWQPDILGDGYRSHTLDLGVDPDGEGAVAAVLVRREPRADEAVRGAVLYVHGFSDYFFQTELADFAAARGLAFYALDLRKCGRARRPGQTPHYVSDLALYDAELEQSVAVVADAHPGLPVILAAHSTGGLVLPLWLDRRRAAGRVAPVAGLVLNSPWFDLQGTPVQRGPLTQALRVVAKIVPLRPLTLPPSVYGETLHVDARGEWEFDLAMKPLEGFPVTPGWLNAIRRGHARLHLGLDIGVPSLVLRSDRTHYETVYSELSDRADAVLDVAQIARWVGCLGAETTVVPIPGARHDVFLSQAEPRERAYAAVGTWLDRRRPLTALS
- a CDS encoding styrene monooxygenase/indole monooxygenase family protein, with the translated sequence MMREVAVVGAGQSGLHLALALQADGHRVTVVSERTPEQIRAGRVLSSQAMFGPARAIERAAGLALWDGTAPDTGALHVVVGVDAKPVLTIDALPGEPAHSVDQRVKTSAWLELFEERGGRVEYRRAEPDDLVRLAERNELTVVAAGRGELGSVFPRDGARSRFEAPQRTLACVYLHGVGAPTGAGDPARIHILPGAGELVLQPGLTLSGTCVILLWEAVPGGPLDVFGDSPAPAETLARSLELIRRHVPWEYEAVLGAEPTDAGAALVGAITPTVRHPVAHPGGDGTAVLGMADTLVLNDPITAQGANSAARCASLYADAVTDRADRPFDEPWMHALFARYWEHARHTVDFTTAMLGPLPDHIGLAFAQAAAHPQVASRLADTYADPADYPRWLGTPEATTQYLASLPSGDGIPL
- a CDS encoding SGNH/GDSL hydrolase family protein, with translation MMFPRTRRRALMSVVAVLAGTALSFAPLGAAHAAQGTGTRVGAWSPSMTTAGPAFDNQTIRMVVHSSVAGSGVRITLSNRYSSTALDVGTVDVAVQARGGGGYAVRGSTVNVTFGRSGRVTVPAGGQVISDVVPISLSAGENVLVSLYVPGSTGASTWHSDAFDTTYTAPGNHAGDDLVDAFGTTTTSWYYLAALDVVSPTAKGTVVAFGDSITDGYHSSTGTYTRWTDFLARRLGAGTSQKLSVVDAGIGGNRVLTDVPNLWQGVSALKRFGHDALGQPGVKDVILFEGINDIGNSAGPNGAPLTAADLISGYRTLIAQAHAAHVRVIGGTLTPDQGNGYYTAAAEAIRQSVNQWIRTGGAFDGVIDFDQAIRNPANPAALNPMFDSGDHIHPNDIGMKVLADAIDLRLLRS